A region from the Gymnogyps californianus isolate 813 chromosome 14, ASM1813914v2, whole genome shotgun sequence genome encodes:
- the PWWP2A gene encoding PWWP domain-containing protein 2A isoform X6, with product MQLQSKPFQDEAQVKCESNAAVPDDSSLTQPSEPSIAKSLWTSKPPPLFHEGAPYPPPLFIRDTYNQSIPQPPPRKIKRPKRKMYREEPTSIMNAIKLRPRQVLCDKCKNSVVAEKKEIKKGGNASDSSKYEDNKKRRNESVTTVNKKLKTDHKVDGKSQNESQKRNAVVKVSNIAHSRSRVVKVSAQANTSKAQLNTKKVLQSKNMDHAKAREVLKMAKEKAQKKQSATSSSKNAHSKVHFTRRLQNTSSGSLPPRLRLKPQRYRNEENDSSLKTGLEKIRSGKMATKPQSRCSSTRSAGEAPSENQSPSEGPEEATSEVQDTSEVHVTVDQDEHQTLGKRGSKSNITVYMTLNQKKSDSSSASVCSSDSTDDLKSTNSECSSTESFDFPPGSMHAPSSSSSSSKEEKKLSNSLKTEVFSKNVSKCVTPDGRTVCVGDIVWAKIYGFPWWPARILTITVSRKDNGLLVRQEARISWFGSTTTSFLALAQLSPFLESFQLRFNKKRKGLYRKAVTEAAKAAKQLTPEVRALLTQFET from the coding sequence ATGCAGCTCCAAAGTAAACCATTCCAAGATGAGGCACAGGTGAAGTGTGAATCTAATGCTGCAGTCCCTGATGACTCTTCTCTCACGCAGCCATCAGAACCTAGCATAGCTAAAAGCCTATGGACTTCTAAACCACCTCCTCTCTTTCATGAGGGAGCGCCATATCCTCCTCCTTTGTTTATCAGGGACACGTATAACCAGTCAATACCTCAGCCTCCGCCCCGGAAAATTAAGCGGCCCAAGCGTAAAATGTACAGGGAGGAACCCACTTCTATCATGAATGCTATCAAACTACGACCCCGGCAGGTCTTATGTGACAAGTGCAAAAACAGTGttgttgcagaaaaaaaagaaattaaaaaaggtgGCAATGCAAGTGACTCTTCAAAATATGAGGATAATAAAAAACGAAGAAACGAGAGTGTGACTACTGTGAATAAAAAACTTAAGACTGACCATAAAGTGGATggaaaaagccaaaatgaaagCCAGAAAAGGAATGCTGTGGTCAAGGTTTCAAATATTGcccacagcagaagcagagtaGTTAAAGTTTCCGCACAAGCAAATACTTCAAAAGCGcagttaaatacaaaaaaagttcTCCAGAGCAAAAACATGGATCATGCAAAAGCTCGGGAAGTCTTGAAAATGGCCaaagaaaaggcacaaaagAAGCAGAGTGCAACCTCCTCTTCCAAAAATGCACATTCAAAGGTCCACTTCACACGGCGTCTTCAGAACACCAGCTCAGGTTCCCTCCCACCCCGATTGCGTTTAAAGCCACAAAGGTATCGGAATGAAGAAAATGACTCTTCTCTCAAGACAGGACTTGAGAAAATACGGAGTGGCAAGATGGCAACTAAGCCGCAGTCTCGCTGCTCCTCCACCCGCTCAGCAGGTGAGGCCCCTTCAGAAAATCAGAGCCCCTCAGAAGGCCCTGAAGAGGCCACCAGTGAGGTTCAGGACACAAGTGAAGTGCATGTAACTGTTGATCAGGATGAACACCAGACATTGGGCAAGAGAGGCAGCAAAAGCAATATAACGGTTTACATGACCCTTAATCAAAAGAAATCTGACTCTTCCAGTGCATCAGTTTGTAGTAGTGATAGCACAGATGATTTGAAATCTACCAACTCTGAGTGTAGCTCTACTGAAAGCTTTGATTTTCCTCCAGGCAGCATGCAtgcaccttcctcctcctcctcctcttcaaaggaagagaaaaagctcAGTAATTCCTTGAAAACGGAAGTCTTTTCCAAAAACGTCTCTAAATGTGTCACACCAGATGGCAGGACCGTATGTGTAGGGGACATTGTTTGGGCCAAGATTTATGGCTTCCCTTGGTGGCCAGCCCGTATTCTTACCATAACTGTGAGCCGGAAAGATAATGGCCTTTTAGTTCGACAGGAGGCTCGTATCTCATGGTTTGGCTCCACAACAACATCTTTTCTTGCTCTTGCACAACTATCCCCCTTTTTAGAAAGCTTCCAGTTGCGCTTTAATAAGAAGAGAAAGGGTCTTTACCGCAAGGCCGTCACAGAGGCAGCTAAGGCTGCTAAGCAGCTGACTCCCGAAGTTCGGGCCCTGCTGACACAGTTTGAAACGTGA